In Candidatus Syntrophosphaera sp., the DNA window GCCGGCAGCAAAGGCATGAGCGGCAAGGAAAGGGATGAGGTCGACGAACGCAGCCGCGTCAAGATCCTGGAGATGCTGGAAAGCGGCAAGATCACCGCGGAGGAGGCGGAACGCCTGTTGAAGGCCATCAGCAAAGAATAATCTTGACAGAACAACGGCTCGGCAAAGTTTGAGCAAACCGGTCGGGATGTAGCGCAGTCCGGTAAGCGCGCTCGGTTCGGGACCGAGAAGTCGGAGGTTCAAATCCTCTCATCCCGACCATTCTTTTTATTTTGGGGAACAACCATGTCCGAGCAGAAACAAAGCATCTCATATTACCTCAAGCTTCTCTTTCCATATGTGAAAAAGGACTTGGGGCTTCTGCTGTTCGGGCTTTGCGCCATGCTACTGACCTCGGCCACCCAGCTGATCTACCCCCTGATCCTGGCCGAGATCATCGACAAGAGCATTCCCAGCGGCGACGTCAACCACATGTTCCGCTATGGGTTCCTGTTCATCGGCGCGGTGCTGGTTTCGGGCCTGCTCTCCTATTTGCAGATCGTTCTGCTTTCCCGCCTGGGCATCAAGATCATCACCAATTTCAAGGCCAAGGTCTTCCGCCACCTGCTCACATTGCCGATCGAGTGGTTCAACAAACAGCCGGTGGGCGAGCTGATCGCCAGGGTTGAAAGCGACGCGGAGCGGGTCAAGGCGCTGTTTTCCGAGCTCTCCATCCGCATCATCGGCAACGTGTTTTTCTTCATCGGCGTGTTCATCGTGCTGTTTCTGCGGGAATGGCGCGTCGCGGCCTACGTTTTGCCCTCCATGGCGGTAGCCATTGTGGGCTACTATTTTTTGATCAAGTACCTTTCCAAGTTTTACCGGCAGATCCGGGAAAAATACGCGCTGGTGACGGCCAAGATCACGGACTACGTGCAGGGCATGCAGGTGATCCAATCGCTGAACCAGCAAAACCGGGTCTACGAGGACCTGAAGGAGGCCTCGGCAGACAAATACAGGCTGGAAACGCGCACTTCCTTCACGGAATACGGCTCGCAGAGCGTGTTCATGTTCGTGTTCCAGGTGCTGTTCTTCGTGCTGATCGTGCGCATGACGGCTCCGCGGATCATCGCCGGGGCGGTGACTCTGGGCACATTGATCGTGTTTGTGGATTACATCTTCCGCATGATCTGGCCATTGATGCAGATCTCGGAGAACGTGATGCAGATCCAGCGGGCCTTCGTATCCCTGAAACGCATCCTGGAACTCACGGAACTGAGCTCGGAAGAAGAGCTGTTCACGGGCACGAAGCTGCCCTCCTTCGAGCATGAGATCCGCTTTGAGAACGTCTGGTTCGCCTACAAGGGCGAGGACTGGATCCTGAAGGACGTTTCGCTCACCATTCCCAAGGGCCAGAAGATCGCTCTGGTGGGGGCTTCCGGCAGCGGCAAGACCACCACGATGAGCCTGCTTTGCGGCTTCTATCCGGTGCAGAAGGGCCGCATCCTGATCGACGGGGTGCCCCTCTCCGAGATCGAGTTCCGGGCCTGGCGGCGCAAGATCGGGCTGATATTGCAGGACATCTTCCTCTTTCCGGGCAGCATATTGGAAAACGTGCGGGTCTATAACGATCTGGTACCCGCGGAAAAGGTGAGGGAAGCTATCAACATCGTGCAGCTGGATGAGTTCATCCGCGGCCAGAACCTTGGCCTGGACAGCGAACTGGCGGAACGGGGACAGAACATTTCCCAGGGCGAAAAGCAATTGATCAGCTTCGCCCGCGCCCTGGCCTTCGAGGCGGAACTCATCATCATGGACGAAGCCACCGCCTCCATCGATCCCCAGACCGAAGCCAAGATCCAGCGCAG includes these proteins:
- a CDS encoding ABC transporter ATP-binding protein/permease, coding for MSEQKQSISYYLKLLFPYVKKDLGLLLFGLCAMLLTSATQLIYPLILAEIIDKSIPSGDVNHMFRYGFLFIGAVLVSGLLSYLQIVLLSRLGIKIITNFKAKVFRHLLTLPIEWFNKQPVGELIARVESDAERVKALFSELSIRIIGNVFFFIGVFIVLFLREWRVAAYVLPSMAVAIVGYYFLIKYLSKFYRQIREKYALVTAKITDYVQGMQVIQSLNQQNRVYEDLKEASADKYRLETRTSFTEYGSQSVFMFVFQVLFFVLIVRMTAPRIIAGAVTLGTLIVFVDYIFRMIWPLMQISENVMQIQRAFVSLKRILELTELSSEEELFTGTKLPSFEHEIRFENVWFAYKGEDWILKDVSLTIPKGQKIALVGASGSGKTTTMSLLCGFYPVQKGRILIDGVPLSEIEFRAWRRKIGLILQDIFLFPGSILENVRVYNDLVPAEKVREAINIVQLDEFIRGQNLGLDSELAERGQNISQGEKQLISFARALAFEAELIIMDEATASIDPQTEAKIQRSMKTVFSDKTAVVVAHRLTSVLDADEILFYKDGQIIHRGQHHRLMELSADYRKLVELQLIGGEDADE